One segment of Natronosalvus halobius DNA contains the following:
- a CDS encoding sulfatase-like hydrolase/transferase, translated as MGDQRNVILVTVDSLRLDYCSYADELSDAMPTLERLADDGLAFENAIATGPATHESATTFMTGEHAVERPGSTEITKSQMRTHIRAHLRSQRTLAERMSAAGYETAGFTANPWTSRHFGFDAGFDYFEDFMDEDLSQGLIEGGRPDNTVRYALVQALNWWQGQDMFMSWENYYDEIATWLESADDPYFAWAFLVDPHLPYIPGDEYRSRSRLMTYLANMWMYAGRPDWFDERFRAALLDAYEDTVRHTDAFLSRLLDDLEEMDDDPLLIVHADHGELFGEHGRYGHGGYPHEELAHVPLVVGNGPNDTVTEPFSLRRLPELVSTLAAGGDYEALTEPWVVTRNRNPTTCIRGKNWKFGRRHDGEELLHALPGDENEQLDNEELRAIGRQLVDDWEEAKRERERIVRGVDELPIGSKV; from the coding sequence ATGGGAGACCAACGGAACGTCATACTCGTCACGGTCGACAGTCTTCGACTCGACTACTGTAGCTACGCGGACGAGCTCTCGGACGCGATGCCGACGTTAGAGCGGCTCGCGGACGACGGTCTCGCGTTCGAGAACGCGATCGCCACGGGGCCTGCAACCCACGAGTCGGCGACGACGTTCATGACCGGAGAACACGCGGTCGAGCGACCGGGGAGCACCGAGATTACCAAATCACAGATGCGGACCCACATCCGAGCGCATCTCCGATCGCAGCGAACGCTCGCCGAACGGATGTCGGCGGCCGGATACGAGACCGCGGGATTCACCGCGAACCCGTGGACATCGCGCCACTTCGGGTTCGATGCCGGCTTCGACTACTTCGAAGATTTCATGGACGAAGACCTCTCACAGGGGCTCATCGAAGGTGGCCGGCCGGACAACACCGTTCGCTACGCGCTCGTCCAGGCGCTCAACTGGTGGCAGGGCCAGGACATGTTCATGTCGTGGGAGAACTATTACGACGAGATAGCCACGTGGCTCGAGAGCGCCGACGACCCGTACTTCGCGTGGGCGTTTCTGGTCGACCCCCACCTCCCGTACATTCCAGGTGACGAATATCGCTCGCGGTCGCGACTGATGACGTACCTGGCGAACATGTGGATGTACGCTGGACGGCCGGACTGGTTCGACGAGCGGTTTCGCGCGGCGCTTCTGGACGCCTACGAGGACACGGTTCGACACACCGACGCGTTCCTCTCGCGGCTCCTAGACGACCTGGAGGAGATGGACGACGACCCGTTGCTCATCGTTCACGCAGATCACGGCGAACTGTTCGGCGAACACGGACGATACGGCCACGGCGGGTATCCCCACGAGGAACTGGCTCACGTTCCGCTGGTCGTCGGCAACGGGCCGAACGACACCGTGACGGAGCCGTTCTCCTTGCGACGCCTCCCGGAACTCGTCTCGACGCTGGCGGCGGGTGGGGACTACGAAGCGCTGACGGAGCCGTGGGTGGTCACGCGGAACAGAAACCCGACGACCTGCATCCGCGGGAAGAACTGGAAGTTCGGCAGAAGACACGACGGCGAGGAACTCCTCCACGCACTGCCGGGCGACGAAAACGAACAACTGGACAACGAGGAACTGCGCGCGATTGGTCGTCAGTTGGTCGACGACTGGGAGGAGGCAAAACGAGAGCGCGAACGAATCGTCCGCGGCGTCGACGAGCTTCCGATCGGCAGCAAAGTATGA
- a CDS encoding DUF7126 family protein has translation MNAIVTAPDEDGIADALEAVGADVKRLEGPLTRPVLEEAGIVDAELYVLTDVGESTTIPIVCDLTDDVRTVVYDRNTVPEFVRGQLDLAVDPALIDPDVLASELVREPSS, from the coding sequence ATGAACGCGATTGTCACTGCGCCCGACGAGGACGGTATCGCCGACGCGCTCGAGGCCGTTGGCGCCGACGTGAAACGGCTCGAGGGGCCCCTGACCCGGCCGGTTCTCGAGGAAGCAGGCATCGTCGACGCTGAATTGTACGTCCTGACTGACGTCGGCGAGTCGACGACGATTCCGATCGTCTGTGATCTCACCGACGACGTTCGGACGGTCGTCTACGACCGAAATACGGTTCCAGAGTTCGTACGCGGCCAGCTCGACCTCGCGGTCGACCCGGCGCTGATCGATCCCGACGTGCTCGCGAGCGAACTCGTCCGGGAGCCGTCGTCGTGA
- a CDS encoding carotenoid biosynthesis protein yields the protein MPGSRQFAFTTVLVGVIALMHAAFTWPTHVTIAFFVGGALIAFVAEALVIGLGWLEHHVGPKVAGVPLYVLFGWTGVIYVALRLAFLAVDGWSAVVLAAALATGYDLLVDHQGVEEGYWTYTDSLPGPRRRRVPWWNFLGWFVISGLTAAIGVSLL from the coding sequence ATGCCAGGTAGTCGTCAGTTCGCTTTCACGACGGTACTCGTCGGCGTCATTGCCCTCATGCACGCGGCGTTTACGTGGCCAACGCACGTGACGATCGCGTTCTTTGTCGGTGGCGCGCTGATTGCGTTCGTCGCGGAAGCGCTCGTCATCGGCCTCGGCTGGCTCGAGCACCACGTCGGCCCGAAGGTCGCGGGCGTGCCGCTCTACGTACTGTTCGGCTGGACCGGCGTGATTTACGTCGCGCTTCGGCTCGCGTTTCTCGCGGTCGACGGCTGGAGTGCTGTCGTCCTCGCGGCCGCGCTCGCGACCGGGTACGATCTGTTAGTCGACCATCAGGGCGTCGAGGAAGGGTACTGGACCTACACCGACAGTCTCCCCGGACCCCGTCGCCGCCGAGTTCCGTGGTGGAATTTTCTGGGGTGGTTCGTCATCAGCGGACTGACGGCGGCGATCGGCGTCTCGTTGCTCTAG
- a CDS encoding histone deacetylase family protein, with the protein MRFGYSSTCLEHDPGPRHPETPDRLRAIREGLKRKHGVEYVDVDPLSIDTIAATHDCSYLEEVREFCADGGGNWDPDTSAVEETWDAVRTSAGLACWAAERALEGDDGRETPFSLGRPPGHHAVYDDAMGFCFVNNVAVAAQYAIDEYDVDRVAIIDWDVHHGNGTQDLFYERDDVFFVSLHEKGLYPGTGDIDEIGADAGEGTTMNVPMPAGAHDGDYLEALDGVIAPVLEEYDPGLVLTSAGFDAHRHDPISRVRLSTEAYALMTDRLRTLTEDVDAALAFVLEGGYGLEVLADSVALVHETFDGRDPLGPDDPVSDDVAAVLEEVREAHGLDLE; encoded by the coding sequence ATGCGCTTTGGGTATAGCTCCACCTGCCTCGAACACGACCCTGGCCCGCGCCACCCGGAGACGCCAGACCGTCTTCGGGCGATTCGGGAGGGACTGAAGCGAAAACACGGCGTGGAGTACGTCGACGTCGATCCGCTCTCCATAGACACCATCGCCGCCACTCACGACTGCTCGTATCTCGAGGAAGTTCGCGAGTTCTGTGCCGACGGCGGCGGCAACTGGGACCCGGACACGAGTGCCGTCGAAGAGACGTGGGACGCGGTCCGGACCAGCGCCGGCCTCGCGTGCTGGGCGGCCGAACGCGCCCTCGAGGGCGACGACGGTCGGGAGACGCCGTTCTCGTTGGGTCGGCCACCAGGTCACCACGCCGTCTACGACGACGCGATGGGGTTCTGTTTCGTCAACAACGTCGCGGTCGCGGCCCAGTACGCCATCGACGAGTACGACGTCGACCGCGTCGCGATCATCGACTGGGACGTCCACCACGGCAACGGAACCCAGGACCTGTTCTACGAGCGCGACGACGTGTTCTTCGTTTCGCTCCACGAGAAGGGGCTGTATCCCGGGACGGGCGACATCGACGAGATCGGGGCCGACGCCGGCGAGGGGACGACCATGAACGTCCCGATGCCTGCCGGCGCCCACGACGGCGACTACCTCGAGGCGCTCGACGGCGTCATCGCCCCGGTTCTCGAGGAGTACGATCCTGGACTCGTCCTCACGAGCGCCGGGTTCGACGCCCACCGCCACGACCCTATTTCGCGCGTTCGCCTGTCGACTGAAGCGTACGCGCTGATGACCGATCGGCTCCGGACGCTGACCGAAGACGTCGACGCAGCGCTCGCGTTCGTCCTGGAGGGAGGCTACGGCCTGGAGGTGCTCGCCGATAGCGTCGCGCTGGTTCACGAGACGTTCGACGGGCGCGACCCGCTCGGGCCGGACGATCCGGTGAGCGACGACGTCGCCGCGGTGCTCGAGGAGGTACGCGAGGCACACGGTCTCGATCTCGAGTAG
- a CDS encoding single-stranded DNA binding protein: MSEIEGIYEDLEADVSLEEFQEAVEAKVEQMGGLADEETAAMLIAHELGESEVTGVADIEPGMEEAKFTAKVVKIGDIRTFERDGEDEDGRVVNVEVADETGSVRAAFWDEHAQAAVDELEEGQVLKIKGRPKEGFSGVEVSVDDVEQDDDTEIDVQISDTYTVEALSLGLSDVNLVGVVLDTDTVRTFDRDDGSEGKVANLTLGDSTGRVRVTLWDERADLANEFAPGDTVEVVDGYVRDRDGSLELHVGNRGAVEEVDVDVEYVPESTPIESLEIGDTVDIAGVVRSADPKRTFDRDDGSEGQVRNIRVQDATGDIRVAMWSEKADVDVGPGDEVALADVEIKDGWQDDLEASAGWRSTVTVLGEGDGGGASADSSDGGSESTGLSAFANGDAGGANAAEDGRDGDTGETGDTNDTDGAADTANASGANDANDPEDANDPEDGQQIEFTGVVVQAGDPVVLDDGETTMSVETTVDVGLGEEITARGQVNDGRLEADEVF, encoded by the coding sequence ATGAGCGAGATCGAGGGTATCTACGAAGACCTCGAGGCCGACGTCTCCCTCGAGGAGTTCCAGGAGGCCGTCGAGGCCAAAGTCGAGCAGATGGGTGGACTCGCCGACGAGGAAACGGCGGCGATGCTCATCGCACACGAACTCGGCGAGAGCGAGGTCACCGGCGTCGCGGACATCGAACCGGGGATGGAGGAGGCGAAGTTCACCGCCAAGGTCGTGAAAATCGGCGACATCCGCACGTTCGAACGCGACGGCGAGGACGAGGACGGGCGCGTCGTCAACGTCGAAGTCGCCGACGAGACCGGGAGCGTCCGGGCTGCGTTCTGGGACGAACACGCCCAGGCGGCCGTCGACGAACTCGAGGAGGGGCAGGTGCTGAAGATCAAGGGCCGCCCGAAGGAGGGGTTCAGCGGCGTCGAAGTGAGCGTCGACGACGTCGAGCAGGACGACGACACCGAAATCGACGTCCAGATCTCCGACACCTACACCGTCGAGGCGCTCTCGCTCGGCCTCTCGGACGTGAACCTCGTCGGCGTCGTCCTGGACACCGACACCGTCCGAACGTTCGACCGGGACGACGGCTCGGAGGGAAAAGTGGCCAACCTCACGCTCGGCGACTCGACCGGACGCGTCCGGGTCACCCTCTGGGACGAGCGAGCCGATCTCGCCAACGAGTTCGCCCCCGGCGACACCGTCGAGGTCGTCGACGGCTACGTGCGCGACCGCGACGGCTCGCTCGAACTCCACGTCGGCAACCGCGGCGCCGTCGAGGAAGTCGACGTGGACGTCGAGTACGTCCCCGAGAGCACGCCGATCGAATCCCTCGAAATCGGGGATACGGTCGACATCGCGGGCGTCGTCCGCTCGGCGGACCCGAAGCGGACGTTCGACAGGGACGACGGCTCGGAGGGGCAGGTTCGAAACATCCGCGTCCAGGACGCGACGGGCGACATTCGCGTCGCCATGTGGAGTGAGAAGGCCGATGTCGACGTCGGTCCCGGCGACGAGGTTGCGCTGGCGGACGTGGAGATCAAGGACGGCTGGCAGGACGACCTCGAGGCCTCCGCCGGGTGGCGCTCGACTGTGACGGTGCTCGGCGAGGGCGATGGCGGTGGTGCCAGCGCCGATTCGAGCGACGGTGGGAGCGAGTCGACCGGGCTTTCAGCGTTCGCGAACGGCGATGCCGGCGGGGCGAACGCGGCCGAAGACGGCAGAGATGGTGATACAGGTGAAACAGGCGATACAAACGATACAGACGGTGCTGCCGATACCGCCAATGCCAGCGGTGCCAACGACGCCAACGACCCCGAAGACGCCAACGACCCCGAAGACGGCCAACAGATCGAATTCACCGGCGTCGTCGTCCAGGCCGGCGATCCGGTCGTCCTCGACGACGGCGAGACGACGATGAGCGTCGAGACGACCGTCGACGTCGGTCTCGGGGAAGAAATAACGGCTCGCGGACAGGTCAACGACGGGCGACTCGAGGCCGACGAGGTCTTCTGA
- the cca gene encoding CCA tRNA nucleotidyltransferase has translation MSDDTGEGEPERGTGGAPEAADAGNAALEAVTERVLERISPDDDERATMRAVAEELIARATAAATDRCPDADVVQVGSTARDTWIGGDRDIDVFVRFPPALDRETLETYGLDVGHETLPEGHEEYAEHPYVTGEYDGFDVDVVPCFRLEEATDIRSAVDRTPFHNRYLEARLDDETADDVRLAKQFLKAIGAYGSNLRTEGFSGYLTELLVVEYGGFRPLLEAVADWHPPVELDPEDHGRARETSSRNGADATFPFDDPLVVIDPTDPERNVAAVCSAANVARFQHYARELLESPRIDLFEPDETVPLETDELAAHIDRRETTPVAIRFDAPNLVDDQLYPQLQKSLDGVVSGLERREFDVLRAEAFADASAVLLVELTVAERPAVERHEGPPVHVRSHAEGFHDAYADDEAVYGPFIDGDRYVVERDREFTDAVSFLESDRLLDVGLGAHVETALEGEYEVLVGPDVSALLEEFGAGLRTYFEPTP, from the coding sequence ATGAGCGACGACACGGGGGAGGGCGAACCCGAACGCGGAACCGGAGGGGCGCCCGAGGCCGCGGACGCGGGGAACGCTGCACTCGAGGCCGTCACCGAGCGCGTCCTGGAGCGAATCAGCCCCGACGACGACGAACGAGCCACCATGCGCGCGGTCGCCGAGGAACTCATTGCCCGGGCGACCGCCGCGGCTACCGACCGCTGTCCGGACGCCGATGTCGTCCAGGTCGGATCCACGGCGCGCGACACCTGGATTGGCGGCGACCGCGACATCGACGTGTTCGTCCGCTTTCCACCGGCGCTCGACCGCGAGACCCTCGAGACCTACGGGCTCGATGTCGGTCACGAGACGCTTCCGGAGGGCCACGAGGAGTACGCCGAACACCCCTACGTCACGGGCGAGTACGACGGATTCGACGTGGACGTCGTCCCCTGTTTTCGACTCGAGGAGGCCACCGACATCCGCTCGGCGGTCGACCGGACGCCCTTTCACAACCGGTATCTCGAGGCCCGACTCGACGACGAGACTGCCGATGACGTTCGTCTCGCCAAGCAGTTCCTCAAAGCGATCGGTGCGTACGGGTCGAACCTCCGGACGGAGGGATTCAGCGGCTACCTGACCGAGTTGCTCGTCGTCGAGTACGGTGGCTTTCGGCCCCTGCTCGAGGCAGTGGCCGACTGGCACCCGCCCGTCGAACTCGATCCCGAAGACCACGGGCGGGCGCGCGAGACGTCGTCTCGCAACGGAGCGGACGCCACCTTCCCGTTCGACGACCCGCTCGTCGTCATCGATCCGACCGATCCCGAACGCAACGTGGCCGCGGTGTGTTCGGCGGCGAATGTCGCCCGATTCCAGCACTACGCGCGCGAGTTGCTCGAGTCGCCCCGAATCGATCTATTCGAGCCGGACGAAACGGTGCCACTCGAAACCGACGAACTCGCGGCCCACATCGACCGACGCGAGACGACGCCCGTCGCGATCCGATTCGATGCGCCGAACCTCGTCGACGATCAGCTCTATCCGCAACTCCAGAAGTCCCTCGACGGCGTTGTGAGCGGTCTCGAGCGTCGCGAGTTCGACGTCCTCAGAGCCGAGGCGTTCGCCGACGCGAGCGCCGTTCTCCTCGTCGAACTGACCGTCGCCGAGCGCCCAGCCGTCGAGCGCCACGAGGGGCCGCCTGTTCACGTCAGGAGCCACGCGGAGGGGTTCCACGACGCCTACGCGGACGACGAGGCGGTGTACGGCCCGTTCATCGACGGCGACCGGTACGTCGTCGAACGCGACCGGGAGTTCACCGACGCCGTTTCGTTCCTCGAGAGCGACCGACTGCTGGACGTCGGACTCGGCGCCCACGTCGAGACGGCACTCGAGGGCGAGTACGAAGTGCTGGTCGGACCCGACGTGAGCGCGCTGCTCGAGGAGTTCGGGGCAGGGTTACGGACGTATTTCGAACCGACGCCGTGA
- the thrC gene encoding threonine synthase — MTDSHDPSHTLSLTADWESPPETAVDGTWLECVACGETFAPFEAIRYTCDACDGLLEVRSDELPTFEDFSGTGVWRYAESLPLDSSVTIQEGDTPLYQVPRLEADIGVETLRIKHEGMNPTGSFKDRGMTVGVAVARELGADRLACASTGNTSAALAAYGSRGGMETLVLLPAGKVAAGKIAQASLHGARILEVDGNFDRCLDIVQELASRGETYLLNSLNPFRLEGQKTIGLEILEGFRADYGTWPDRIVLPVGNAGNTAALYKVFRELVQAGELAVEDVPKLTGVQAEGAAPMVEAIENDADAVRRWDEVETRATAIRIGNPVNAPKALPGIRETGGTAVAVSDEAITAAQRDLAEEGIGVEPASAASVAGLRKLRAQGVVAADERVACLTTGHLLKDPDAAAAAGRDPEPVPADTAGVLEVLES, encoded by the coding sequence ATGACCGATAGCCACGATCCTTCCCACACCCTCTCTCTCACGGCCGACTGGGAGTCACCGCCCGAAACCGCGGTCGACGGTACCTGGCTCGAGTGCGTCGCCTGCGGCGAGACGTTCGCTCCGTTCGAGGCCATCCGCTACACCTGTGACGCCTGCGACGGACTGCTCGAGGTTCGCTCCGACGAACTCCCTACGTTCGAGGACTTCTCGGGAACCGGGGTCTGGCGGTACGCTGAATCGCTCCCGCTCGACTCGAGCGTCACGATCCAGGAGGGCGACACGCCGCTCTACCAGGTCCCCCGGCTCGAGGCCGACATCGGCGTCGAGACCCTTCGGATCAAACACGAGGGGATGAACCCGACCGGAAGTTTCAAAGATCGGGGAATGACCGTCGGCGTCGCCGTCGCTCGCGAACTCGGCGCCGACCGCCTCGCGTGCGCCTCCACGGGCAACACCAGCGCCGCGCTCGCGGCGTACGGTTCTCGCGGCGGCATGGAAACGCTCGTCCTCCTCCCCGCGGGCAAGGTCGCCGCCGGCAAGATCGCCCAGGCCAGCCTTCACGGGGCGCGCATCCTCGAGGTCGACGGCAACTTCGATCGGTGTCTCGACATCGTCCAGGAACTGGCCAGCCGTGGCGAAACCTACCTCCTCAACTCCCTGAACCCGTTCCGCCTCGAGGGACAGAAGACGATCGGCCTCGAGATTCTCGAGGGGTTCCGGGCCGACTACGGCACCTGGCCCGACCGGATCGTCCTCCCCGTCGGCAACGCGGGGAACACCGCGGCGCTGTACAAGGTCTTCCGCGAGCTGGTCCAGGCGGGCGAACTCGCGGTCGAGGACGTACCGAAGCTGACGGGCGTGCAGGCCGAGGGGGCCGCACCGATGGTCGAAGCGATCGAGAACGACGCGGACGCGGTGCGCCGCTGGGACGAAGTCGAGACGCGCGCGACGGCGATCCGGATCGGCAATCCCGTGAACGCGCCGAAAGCACTGCCCGGGATCAGGGAGACCGGCGGGACCGCTGTCGCTGTCAGTGACGAGGCGATCACTGCGGCCCAGCGCGACCTGGCCGAGGAAGGGATCGGTGTCGAACCCGCATCCGCCGCGTCAGTCGCTGGCCTTCGAAAACTTCGAGCACAGGGCGTTGTCGCCGCAGACGAACGCGTCGCCTGCCTCACCACCGGACACTTGCTCAAGGACCCCGACGCGGCCGCCGCGGCTGGCCGCGATCCGGAACCGGTGCCCGCCGATACGGCGGGCGTTCTCGAGGTTCTCGAGTCCTGA
- a CDS encoding histone, with amino-acid sequence MNVELPFAPVDTIIRRNAGDLRVSAGAAEELAREIQAHGARLAIDAAERATADGRKTLMAEDFEVETVVDKDDLELPVAPVDRIARIDIDEHYRVSMDARIALADILEDYADNVARASATLAHHADRRTITADDIETYFALFQ; translated from the coding sequence ATGAACGTCGAACTTCCGTTCGCTCCGGTGGACACGATAATTCGACGGAACGCGGGGGACCTTCGGGTGAGCGCCGGTGCGGCGGAGGAACTGGCCAGGGAGATTCAGGCCCACGGCGCCCGGCTAGCGATCGACGCGGCCGAACGAGCGACCGCGGACGGCCGGAAGACGCTGATGGCCGAGGACTTCGAGGTCGAAACCGTCGTCGACAAGGACGACCTCGAGTTGCCGGTCGCCCCGGTCGACCGGATCGCGCGCATCGACATCGACGAACACTATCGCGTCTCCATGGACGCCCGCATCGCGCTCGCGGACATTCTCGAGGACTACGCCGACAACGTCGCCCGTGCGTCGGCGACACTCGCCCATCACGCCGACCGCCGGACGATCACGGCCGACGACATCGAGACGTACTTCGCGCTCTTCCAGTAA
- a CDS encoding 5-formyltetrahydrofolate cyclo-ligase yields MEKDAIRERIWDDLESSGVARFPYPPHGRIPNFEGASEAATVLADQPEWRAAETIKANPDAPQLPVRRRALRDGKTVYMAAPRLRDERCFLELDPETLQDYDAATTVSGSSTHGTAVRPEAVPEIDLIVSGSVAVAETGTRIGKGEGYSDLEYAILRELDLVDDETVVATTVHERQLIASFEPDAHDVPLDLIVTPERIVRPESADRPAGIDWNALADDRLDEIPILRALREDIDG; encoded by the coding sequence ATGGAGAAAGACGCGATCCGCGAACGAATCTGGGACGACCTCGAGTCCTCGGGGGTGGCCCGCTTTCCCTACCCGCCGCACGGCCGCATTCCGAATTTCGAGGGAGCAAGTGAGGCCGCGACGGTGCTGGCCGACCAACCGGAGTGGCGGGCCGCAGAGACGATCAAGGCCAATCCGGATGCACCACAGCTACCCGTCCGGCGGCGAGCGCTTCGCGACGGAAAGACGGTCTACATGGCGGCACCGCGCCTTCGAGACGAGCGGTGCTTCCTGGAACTCGATCCAGAGACGCTCCAGGACTACGACGCGGCGACGACGGTCTCCGGATCGTCGACACACGGCACCGCGGTTCGACCCGAAGCCGTCCCCGAAATCGATCTGATCGTCTCTGGAAGCGTCGCCGTCGCCGAAACGGGAACCCGGATCGGCAAAGGCGAGGGCTACAGTGACCTCGAGTACGCCATCCTTCGCGAACTCGACCTGGTCGACGATGAGACAGTCGTCGCGACGACCGTCCACGAACGACAACTGATCGCGAGTTTCGAGCCGGACGCCCACGACGTCCCGCTAGACCTGATCGTCACACCGGAGCGCATTGTCCGCCCGGAATCGGCCGACAGACCGGCGGGTATCGACTGGAATGCGCTCGCGGACGATCGACTCGACGAGATTCCGATATTGCGGGCGCTTCGGGAGGACATCGATGGCTAA
- a CDS encoding DUF6789 family protein — translation MASGTTSQTAVTNRTSIQPWQAGVVGGLLGSIVFGALMMTMIPDLVLEVAIPNMYGIEATPANSAELAGWVIHLSHGAVIGVVFAGVVHRGPIATWTNSGVKTALIGLLYGVVVWAVLAVLVMPIWLEAVGFPGAPPLPNVNELSLVGHAVYGLVLGTVYALIQP, via the coding sequence ATGGCATCAGGTACCACTTCACAGACGGCCGTCACGAATCGAACATCGATCCAGCCCTGGCAAGCCGGGGTCGTCGGCGGGCTACTCGGATCCATCGTCTTCGGCGCGCTCATGATGACCATGATCCCGGACCTCGTCCTCGAGGTCGCGATTCCGAATATGTACGGCATCGAGGCCACGCCCGCGAACTCTGCGGAACTCGCTGGCTGGGTGATCCACCTCTCACACGGCGCCGTTATTGGCGTCGTCTTCGCCGGGGTGGTCCACCGCGGACCGATCGCTACCTGGACGAACTCGGGCGTCAAGACCGCGCTGATCGGACTGCTGTACGGCGTCGTCGTGTGGGCCGTCCTGGCGGTCCTCGTCATGCCGATTTGGCTCGAGGCGGTCGGCTTTCCGGGCGCTCCCCCGCTTCCGAACGTCAACGAACTCAGCCTCGTCGGTCACGCCGTTTACGGCCTCGTCCTCGGCACGGTCTACGCCCTGATCCAGCCCTGA
- a CDS encoding MogA/MoaB family molybdenum cofactor biosynthesis protein — protein sequence MSTPADRRTTDDDGHDVIDPLHVGIVTVSSSRAASDEPDPDDPGGDTIQECFEAKGHEVQVRELVRDDYAAIRTAVRSLVVQPEIDVVLTTGGTGVTADDVSPDAASALFERDLPGFGELFRSLSWDEVGTRAMASRATAGIAADTPVFCLPGSTNACRTACEQLIVPEAPHLAGLATKHRAGTGTQTLADFDGE from the coding sequence ATGTCGACACCCGCCGACAGACGAACGACCGACGACGATGGACACGACGTCATCGATCCGCTACACGTAGGAATCGTCACCGTCTCGTCCTCGAGAGCCGCGAGCGACGAGCCCGATCCGGACGACCCCGGCGGCGACACCATCCAGGAGTGCTTCGAGGCCAAGGGTCACGAGGTCCAGGTCCGCGAACTCGTCCGCGACGATTACGCGGCGATTCGGACGGCCGTCAGGAGTCTGGTCGTCCAGCCCGAGATCGACGTCGTGCTCACGACCGGCGGAACGGGCGTCACCGCCGACGACGTCTCTCCGGACGCGGCCTCGGCGCTCTTCGAACGCGACCTGCCGGGGTTCGGTGAGCTCTTCCGCTCGCTCTCGTGGGACGAGGTCGGCACGCGAGCGATGGCCTCGCGAGCGACGGCGGGTATCGCCGCGGACACGCCCGTGTTCTGTCTCCCGGGGAGTACGAACGCCTGCCGAACGGCCTGCGAGCAGTTGATCGTCCCCGAGGCGCCCCACCTGGCGGGGCTGGCGACGAAACACCGCGCCGGAACGGGTACACAGACGCTCGCGGATTTCGACGGGGAGTAG
- a CDS encoding DUF6517 family protein, with product MNRRDVLAGTGVVGLASLSGCLGVLGLAEHESAPAGVDQSVLEETGYQESRTEPIGVDEDVDLLLYSETVTVTNYLTEYDKSVDLGPLGSLRAAVFNVLTTPQVDVLGQELNPIEEMSTEEVVELVKNNYDGFGDVTHEADESVSVLGQEATMSRFSASANFDGVDLDVFIHVTEAIQTSEDHLVAIGVYPEQTQGREEANVFSLVEGVIEDAGEAE from the coding sequence ATGAATCGCAGAGACGTCCTCGCGGGGACCGGTGTCGTCGGTCTCGCGAGTCTCTCGGGGTGTCTGGGTGTACTGGGACTTGCCGAACACGAATCGGCACCGGCCGGTGTCGACCAGTCGGTACTCGAAGAAACCGGCTACCAGGAGAGCAGGACCGAACCGATCGGCGTCGACGAGGACGTCGACCTGCTCCTCTACAGCGAAACGGTGACCGTGACGAACTACCTGACGGAGTACGACAAGAGCGTCGACCTCGGCCCGCTCGGGAGTCTACGTGCGGCCGTCTTCAACGTATTAACGACGCCGCAGGTCGACGTTCTCGGACAGGAACTCAACCCGATCGAGGAGATGTCGACGGAGGAGGTCGTGGAACTCGTCAAGAACAACTACGACGGGTTCGGTGACGTCACCCATGAAGCCGACGAGTCGGTGTCGGTGCTCGGACAGGAGGCGACGATGTCACGGTTCAGCGCGAGCGCGAACTTCGACGGCGTCGACCTCGACGTGTTCATCCACGTCACCGAAGCGATCCAGACCAGCGAGGACCACCTCGTGGCGATCGGCGTCTACCCGGAACAGACCCAGGGGCGAGAGGAGGCAAACGTGTTCTCGCTCGTCGAGGGCGTCATCGAGGACGCAGGCGAGGCCGAGTGA